One stretch of Clostridium estertheticum DNA includes these proteins:
- a CDS encoding response regulator transcription factor — MQNNILIIDDDIELCQLLKKCVEKESLTADFAHTGTDGLSRLAQESYHLIVLDVMLPGIDGFQVLSKIREMSTVPVLMLTARIASVDKVNGLRSGADDYLTKPFDVEEFIARVLSLIRRYTTLNNSLSEEPKQLSFQNLTIDLDTRIVYIGNGQVELHPKEFDIFCYLAKNQGRILTKQQIYEEIWQEPYAYDDNNIMGYISKLRKQIEPDTNKPVYIQTVKGVGYRFSREV; from the coding sequence ATGCAAAATAATATTTTGATTATTGATGATGACATAGAACTATGTCAATTACTTAAAAAATGTGTAGAAAAGGAGAGCCTAACCGCTGATTTTGCACATACCGGAACGGATGGCTTAAGCCGCCTAGCACAAGAAAGCTATCACCTCATTGTTTTGGATGTCATGTTACCGGGAATTGATGGATTTCAGGTGCTCTCAAAAATAAGAGAAATGAGTACTGTTCCGGTGCTTATGCTTACTGCGAGAATTGCTAGTGTCGACAAGGTAAATGGCCTACGTTCCGGTGCAGACGACTATCTGACGAAGCCTTTTGATGTCGAAGAGTTTATCGCCCGCGTTTTGTCTTTGATTCGCCGATATACAACCTTAAACAACAGTCTTAGCGAGGAACCGAAGCAGCTCTCATTTCAGAATCTTACTATTGACTTGGATACCCGGATTGTTTACATTGGAAATGGGCAAGTTGAGCTTCACCCAAAGGAATTTGACATTTTTTGCTACCTTGCAAAAAACCAGGGTAGAATTCTGACTAAGCAGCAGATATATGAAGAAATATGGCAGGAACCATATGCCTATGATGATAACAACATCATGGGATATATCAGCAAACTACGAAAGCAAATTGAGCCTGATACAAACAAGCCGGTCTATATCCAGACTGTCAAAGGCGTAGGCTACCGCTTTAGCCGGGAGGTATAA